From the Candidatus Neomarinimicrobiota bacterium genome, one window contains:
- the secE gene encoding preprotein translocase subunit SecE encodes MVKKIKQFFSDVQFEMSKVSWPTWEELKGSTFVVLGLALMLGIFLFFVDRILSGIMKVIL; translated from the coding sequence AAAATAAAACAATTCTTTTCTGACGTGCAGTTTGAGATGAGCAAAGTTTCTTGGCCGACATGGGAAGAGCTAAAGGGATCTACATTTGTAGTGCTCGGGCTTGCTTTGATGTTAGGAATTTTCCTGTTTTTTGTTGACAGGATTTTATCGGGAATAATGAAAGTCATTTTATAA